In Dryobates pubescens isolate bDryPub1 chromosome 19, bDryPub1.pri, whole genome shotgun sequence, the sequence GGCGTTCTCCACTGTCACCACCAGGCTGTACTGGTTCTTGCTCTCGTAGTCCAGGCcctgagaggggaggagagaggagccgggcagcaccaggggaaggtGGCCAGCGGCGGGGCGGTTGCGCGGCACCAGGACCCACCTTGGCGGTTCTCAGGATGCCGTCGTTGGTTTTGGGGTCGGTGGTGATGCTGAAGTCGCCTTCTGGGTCCCCACTCTTGATGTGGTAGAcagcttgccaggctggggagcccTGCAGGTCCTGGTCCTTCACATGCAGCCGTGTCACCAGTGCCCCAGCCTCGTTCTCCTTCACTGTCCCCTCATACTGCAAGAGAGGTGTCAGGCACAGTCAACAGGACAGCACTGGGCACCCTGGGGTGGCAGGGCTTATGCCACAGTGGCaacagcttggaggagatggtGTAGGTACCATAGTGGGATCGAAAAAGGGAGCATTGTCATTTGCATCAGTGACTTCCACAAtggcagtggctgtggtggtgaggCCAGTGCCCTCCTGGTCTGCAGCCTGGATGATCAGTGTGTAGTTGGGAGTGGTCTGCAAACCAAAATCACAGCAGTTAGGGCAGGGACAGGCTCCAGCATGTCACCATCCTCTGGGGAGTCTTCTGCCAGATTTAGTCTTCTCCAGCCACGATGGTTGCCACCGGGACAGACACCACCCACGCGAAAGCTCCCGCTCCTGGgactcagcagagccagggcccAACAGCAATCCCACAGAGATACCCAATGGGCTGGGGGCTACAGATGCCCGCAGAGGGCAGGGACCTGGCGATGGCAGACCCCCGAACCAGCCGggtcccagggctccagcatccccagctccctgtagCAAGTCTcaccatggagctgctgcctcctcccccaggATGCAGCACGGGCACCCACCTCCCGGTCCAGCCCCGTGCCAATGACACTGATGACACCCTTCTTCGGGTCAATGGTGAACATCCGCTGCGTGCCCTGGGGCTCCTCGCTGAGGATGGAGTAGCCAATGATGCCGTTGTTGACGTTGATCGCATCGTCGGCGTCCGTGGCGCTCACGGTCATCACGGACGTGCCTGGGCACAAGCAGGGCAGGTGTCACTGCTGGAACCAAGCCCGCtggagcccctggcacagctctggcctGGTGGTGCCAGCCATCCCTCCTGTACCTGGCTTCGCATTCTCCTCAATGTAGCCGGTGAAGACTTGCTGGGTGAAGACAGGCCGGTTGTCATTCTGGTCTGTCACGGTGATGATGATCTCCATCGGGTCCTCCACTGACTGCCCGTTGGCTGACACGGCGTGGGAGTAGAGCTGCAAAGGGCACCGTCAGCTCGCACCCAGCCCCGAGGACTgtccccctctcccagccctgtcccctcaCTCACGTAGTACTTATCCATCTCTTCCCGGTCCAGCGGCCTGGTCACCTCCAGCCACCCTGTCTCCCGCTCGATGGTGAAGACGCCCACGGGGTAGGTGTCAGCTCCAGGCCCTGTGATGCTGTAGAAGACTTTTGTCTCCTTGTCCTTGTTAGATTTGATCTGCATGACAGGCATGGGGTCAGTGGGGTTCTGGTGCTCAGGAAACACCTGTGTCCTGCACCCCATCCCCATAGGGACAGGTACCTGCACCAGCTTCTTTGGGAAGGGCCCGCTCTCGTTCTCGGTGCAGTGGATGGGGGGGATGACCCAGTCCCTGTTCTGCTGCCGGAGGAGGCCATGGCCAGGCTCAGGGAAGGTCAGCa encodes:
- the LOC104303816 gene encoding LOW QUALITY PROTEIN: cadherin-1 (The sequence of the model RefSeq protein was modified relative to this genomic sequence to represent the inferred CDS: deleted 1 base in 1 codon), with the protein product MPPFTFALLLLLLPDVAPGVLTFPEPGHGLLRQQNRDWVIPPIHCTENESGPFPKKLVQIKSNKDKETKVFYSITGPGADTYPVGVFTIERETGWLEVTRPLDREEMDKYYLYSHAVSANGQSVEDPMEIIITVTDQNDNRPVFTQQVFTGYIEENAKPGTSVMTVSATDADDAINVNNGIIGYSILSEEPQGTQRMFTIDPKKGVISVIGTGLDRETTPNYTLIIQAADQEGTGLTTTATAIVEVTDANDNAPFFDPTMYEGTVKENEAGALVTRLHVKDQDLQGSPAWQAVYHIKSGDPEGDFSITTDPKTNDGILRTAKVGPVPRNRPAAGHLPLVLPGSSLLPSQGLDYESKNQYSLVVTVENAVPFTVSLPLSTASVLVTVSDENEPPVFMPPLKKVEVREDLPEGHQVTSYTAQDPDRDLKQTITYRMGIDAAGWLDIDPVNGIITVAQPLDRESVHAINGTYEALVLAVDSASPPATGTGTLLLLLEDVNDNAPTPEPRSFAICRRQPEPQTLTIVDKDLPPNTYPFKADFKHGSNVNWTVRVTGQDTLELRPLKELEPGEQKVYLELWDAQGKSQVTPLSVQVCDCGVPPGNSPGEDTSKPANGSLTTHVLNTATGLPATGLAIHVAQLQEPGTRWTELAQR